The following are encoded together in the Diabrotica undecimpunctata isolate CICGRU chromosome 7, icDiaUnde3, whole genome shotgun sequence genome:
- the LOC140446557 gene encoding zinc finger BED domain-containing protein 5-like → MVGKIGGAVSRIKVVEENAFRNHCILHRHSLANTKIPQDLKDVLDGSVKTINHVKSRPLQAHLFKFTAEDMGMDHFNLLLHTEFPWLSSGTILGRLFELKDPLIITFTEESFIQELKDVNRLLKLGYISDIFEIKNKTTTSLQGNGGPQLDKIKALRKKVTYFKACVEKTNLTNFSRLQEFVITNEINPQINFFEIVIAHLQGLEESIVNYFPGIDSDDLYSWMMDLFSCDPTNKPVGKTNEVFQNLKFKTQIP, encoded by the coding sequence ATGGTTGGTAAAATTGGAGGGGCGGTGTCTAGAATAAAGGTAGTGGAAGAAAATGCCTTCCGCAATCATTGTATCTTACATCGCCATTCTTTGGCAAATACAAAGATACCGCAAGATTTGAAAGACGTATTGGACGGTTCTGTGAAAACAATTAACCATGTGAAGAGTCGTCCGCTTCAAGCACACCTTTTCAAGTTCACCGCTGAAGATATGGGTATGGATCACTTCAATCTTTTGCTCCACACAGAGTTCCCGTGGCTATCGAGTGGAACAATTTTAGGGAGACTATTTGAACTAAAAGATCCACTGATTATCACATTTACAGAGGAATCTTTCATCCAAGAATTAAAAGATGTCAATCGACTGCTAAAATTGGGATACATTTCAGACATcttcgaaataaaaaataaaaccacCACTTCACTTCAAGGCAACGGAGGACCACAATTAGATAAAATCAAAGCCTTGCGTAAAAAAGTTACATATTTTAAAGCATGTGTTGAAAAGACGAACCTCACAAATTTCTCTCGATTACAGGAATTTGTTATAACAAATGAAATCAATCCTCAAATAAACTTCTTTGAAATTGTTATTGCTCATTTGCAAGGTTTGGAAGAAAGTATTGTAAACTATTTTCCTGGCATTGATTCAGATGACTTATATAGCTGGATGATGGACCTATTTTCATGCGACCCAACAAATAAACCTGTCGGAAAGACAAATGAAGTTTTTCAAAATCTTAAGTTTAAAACTCAAATACCGTGA